A single genomic interval of uncultured Pseudodesulfovibrio sp. harbors:
- a CDS encoding Hsp20/alpha crystallin family protein: MGKLNTSTWTGMAELDDSPRRAGEPPVWAPTADVLETPDVYILEVELPGMGLEDVHVELDGSELRVFGNLPCRNCDGSTEHLVMERPCGGFARTFFLPGKVQAGDVSARFKDGLLVLTIRKDKPVNRSIPVE; encoded by the coding sequence ATGGGCAAACTGAATACCTCTACATGGACGGGCATGGCCGAGCTGGACGATTCACCGAGACGGGCAGGCGAACCGCCTGTCTGGGCACCCACGGCGGATGTGCTGGAAACCCCGGACGTCTACATTCTCGAAGTGGAGCTTCCGGGCATGGGGCTTGAGGATGTGCATGTGGAACTGGACGGGAGCGAGTTGAGGGTTTTCGGAAATCTTCCCTGCCGGAACTGCGACGGCTCCACGGAGCACCTCGTGATGGAGCGTCCCTGCGGCGGTTTTGCCCGGACATTCTTCTTGCCCGGTAAGGTGCAGGCCGGGGATGTTTCGGCCCGTTTCAAGGACGGGCTGCTTGTGCTGACCATCAGGAAGGACAAGCCTGTCAACCGCTCCATCCCGGTTGAATAG
- the cydB gene encoding cytochrome d ubiquinol oxidase subunit II, translating to METFMETGSLHYYLAMIWFVLWGVLWAVYFILDGFDLGVGTLLPFLAKNEKEKRMMFNSTGPFWDGNEVWLISAGGVTFAAFPYAYAQMFSGLYTALMLLLFALIVRGVSFEFRSKVENETWKKIWDWCHILGSFIPALLLGVAFANIFRGLPLDSTGFSQAGLFGLLNPYGLAGGILFVVIFVMHGALWLCIRTEGDLQARAEGLATKLWPIEVVATVLFLAYTAVETQLFSNYFLYPVLCVVLLLPVAGLILMRTYMGARKWWMAWASSCLYIAGTALFGVVGIFPAIIPSNPNPQNSLTIMNSASSQLTLEIMLGVAVIFVPLVIGYQFWVYKTFATPLEEATFTTREQLERINKAPGHT from the coding sequence ATGGAAACATTCATGGAAACAGGTTCGCTGCATTACTACCTGGCTATGATCTGGTTCGTGCTCTGGGGGGTTCTCTGGGCCGTCTACTTCATTCTGGACGGCTTTGACCTCGGCGTGGGCACACTGCTTCCCTTCCTTGCAAAGAACGAAAAAGAAAAACGGATGATGTTCAACTCCACCGGCCCCTTCTGGGACGGTAACGAGGTCTGGCTCATCTCGGCGGGCGGCGTCACCTTTGCGGCGTTCCCCTATGCTTACGCGCAGATGTTCAGCGGTCTCTACACCGCGCTCATGCTGCTCCTGTTCGCGCTCATCGTGCGCGGCGTGTCCTTCGAATTCCGCTCCAAGGTGGAAAACGAAACATGGAAAAAAATCTGGGACTGGTGCCACATTCTCGGCTCCTTCATCCCGGCGCTGCTGCTCGGCGTGGCCTTTGCCAACATCTTCCGCGGCCTTCCGCTCGATTCAACGGGCTTCAGTCAGGCCGGTCTGTTCGGCCTGCTCAATCCCTACGGACTCGCCGGAGGAATCCTGTTCGTGGTCATCTTCGTGATGCATGGCGCACTCTGGCTCTGCATCCGCACCGAAGGCGATTTGCAGGCCCGCGCCGAAGGGCTTGCCACCAAGCTCTGGCCCATCGAAGTCGTGGCGACGGTCCTGTTCCTGGCGTACACCGCCGTGGAAACGCAGTTGTTCAGCAACTACTTCCTCTACCCCGTACTGTGCGTGGTCCTGCTGCTGCCCGTGGCGGGTCTCATCCTCATGCGGACTTACATGGGCGCACGCAAATGGTGGATGGCATGGGCTTCCTCCTGCCTCTACATCGCAGGCACGGCCCTGTTCGGCGTGGTAGGCATCTTCCCGGCCATCATCCCGTCCAACCCGAATCCGCAGAACAGCCTGACCATCATGAACTCGGCCTCAAGCCAGTTGACGCTGGAGATCATGCTCGGCGTGGCGGTCATCTTCGTCCCGCTGGTCATCGGCTATCAGTTCTGGGTATACAAGACCTTTGCCACTCCCTTGGAGGAAGCGACATTCACTACTAGGGAACAACTGGAAAGGATTAACAAAGCGCCCGGTCACACATGA
- a CDS encoding trypsin-like peptidase domain-containing protein: MKRLAFVIALVALCFSLPAHADSRRTPVVRAVEAVSPSVVNITVVKQVQGGVRSPFGDPFFDQFFKEFYGQQRQRQSQSLGSGVIIDGSKALVLTNAHVISGGGDITVRLKDGREFKAELVGSDPDFDLAVLKLKKAADLPQVPMGNSEDIYIGETVIAIGNPFGYSHTVTTGVVSALNRSMKTNSGAFGSFIQTDAAINPGNSGGPLLNIHGELIGINTAIQARAEGIGFAIPINKAKFVISELLDSGHVAPIWLGIFGQDLDQATARYFNLKSLHGMLVSDVYRDTPAQKAGVRPGDIILGFNGRKVTSKNDFLTRLFGVTKREKVALSLVRNGKRVELKIRPQVLDENRAADLVKSRWGFSIGEGKGRSGVPVASIVPGGPAAKLGLQSGDIIHQIGNRRLAKPMDLFNAFLRNRLQKTVLMRVQRGRGLYYVRLTL, from the coding sequence ATGAAGCGTCTGGCCTTTGTTATTGCCCTTGTCGCGCTGTGTTTCTCCCTTCCGGCCCACGCCGATTCCCGCAGGACCCCCGTGGTCAGGGCGGTGGAGGCGGTCAGCCCGTCGGTCGTGAACATCACGGTCGTCAAACAGGTGCAGGGCGGGGTGCGTTCGCCGTTCGGCGATCCGTTTTTCGACCAGTTCTTCAAGGAATTCTACGGCCAGCAGCGTCAGCGTCAGTCCCAATCGCTCGGTTCCGGCGTCATCATCGACGGTTCCAAGGCGTTGGTGCTCACCAACGCCCACGTCATTTCCGGGGGCGGGGACATTACCGTCCGCCTCAAGGACGGGCGCGAATTCAAGGCCGAGCTTGTCGGTTCGGACCCGGATTTCGACCTCGCCGTGCTCAAGCTGAAAAAAGCGGCCGACCTGCCGCAGGTTCCCATGGGGAACAGCGAGGACATCTACATCGGTGAGACCGTCATCGCCATCGGCAACCCGTTCGGGTATTCCCACACCGTCACCACCGGCGTGGTCTCGGCCCTGAACCGCTCCATGAAGACCAACTCCGGTGCGTTCGGCAGCTTCATCCAGACCGACGCGGCCATCAACCCCGGCAACTCAGGCGGGCCGCTCCTCAACATCCACGGCGAACTCATCGGCATCAACACCGCCATTCAGGCCCGGGCAGAGGGCATCGGTTTTGCCATCCCCATCAACAAGGCCAAGTTCGTCATCAGCGAATTGCTCGATTCCGGTCACGTGGCCCCCATCTGGCTCGGCATCTTCGGGCAGGATCTGGATCAGGCCACGGCCCGCTATTTCAATCTCAAGAGTTTGCACGGCATGCTCGTTTCCGACGTGTACCGCGATACCCCGGCCCAGAAGGCGGGTGTTCGTCCCGGTGACATCATCCTTGGTTTCAACGGGCGCAAGGTCACGAGCAAGAACGATTTCCTGACCCGGCTGTTCGGCGTCACCAAGCGCGAGAAGGTCGCTCTTTCCCTTGTCCGGAACGGAAAGCGCGTGGAATTGAAGATCAGGCCGCAGGTGCTGGACGAAAACAGGGCTGCGGATCTCGTCAAATCCCGGTGGGGATTCTCCATCGGTGAGGGCAAAGGGCGGTCCGGTGTTCCCGTGGCCTCCATCGTCCCCGGCGGACCGGCTGCCAAGCTCGGCCTCCAGTCCGGCGACATCATTCATCAGATAGGCAACCGCCGACTGGCCAAGCCCATGGACCTGTTCAACGCCTTTTTGCGAAACCGGCTTCAGAAGACGGTGCTCATGCGAGTGCAGCGCGGGCGCGGTCTGTATTATGTACGTTTGACCCTGTAA
- a CDS encoding zinc metalloprotease HtpX, with protein sequence MTSQIKTVLLLGLLTGLLMFLGGLMGGRVGLFFAFGLAMLMNVGSYWYSDKIVLKMYKARELSPGDAPHIHAVVEEMSRAAGIPKPRLVLIPQDAPNAFATGRNPENAVVAVTRGIVNILNPDELKGVLAHELGHIANRDILIQTIAAVLAGAIVFIANMLQWTAIFGIGSDDEEGGNPIAALAMAFLAPVAAGLIQMAISRSREYLADSTGARLAGNPLHLAGALGKLDSAAKQVPMQGSPATENMFIVNPFRGRGAASLFATHPPIEDRIARLRAMAQGDR encoded by the coding sequence GTGACCAGTCAGATAAAAACCGTTTTGCTTCTGGGCCTTCTCACCGGCCTGCTCATGTTTCTCGGCGGCCTCATGGGTGGGCGTGTCGGGCTGTTTTTCGCCTTTGGCTTGGCCATGCTCATGAACGTGGGCAGCTATTGGTATTCCGACAAGATAGTCCTGAAGATGTATAAGGCCCGTGAACTGTCGCCCGGTGACGCGCCGCACATTCACGCCGTTGTCGAGGAGATGTCCCGTGCCGCGGGCATCCCCAAGCCCCGTCTGGTTCTCATTCCGCAGGATGCCCCCAATGCCTTTGCCACGGGCCGTAATCCTGAAAACGCCGTGGTCGCGGTCACGCGCGGTATCGTGAATATCCTCAATCCTGATGAACTCAAGGGCGTACTCGCCCATGAACTCGGCCATATCGCCAATCGCGACATTCTCATTCAGACCATTGCCGCGGTGCTGGCCGGTGCCATCGTGTTCATTGCCAACATGCTGCAATGGACCGCCATTTTCGGCATCGGCAGTGACGACGAGGAGGGCGGCAACCCCATCGCGGCCCTTGCCATGGCCTTTCTCGCTCCGGTGGCTGCCGGTCTTATCCAGATGGCCATTTCCCGGTCCCGTGAATACCTTGCGGACTCCACCGGTGCGCGCCTCGCGGGCAATCCGCTGCATCTTGCCGGAGCGTTGGGCAAGCTCGATTCCGCGGCAAAGCAGGTGCCCATGCAGGGCAGTCCGGCCACGGAAAACATGTTCATCGTCAACCCGTTCAGGGGACGCGGTGCTGCCTCGCTTTTCGCCACACATCCTCCCATCGAGGATCGCATAGCCCGACTTCGCGCCATGGCGCAGGGAGACCGTTAG
- a CDS encoding ATP-dependent 6-phosphofructokinase, giving the protein MRSNLDESSMPSNTDISVVGEAKIKNPIKFGRFVEEDDAVLVNISRMNVEKKGKKAPKHIYFEPAGPRSKVYYDTSKTKCAIVTCGGLCPGLNDVIRAVVMTAYHEYKVPSVLGIKFGLEGFIPEYGHDVIELTPEYVSRIHEFGGTILGSSRGPQKPEDIVDALERMNVSILFMIGGDGTMRAASKVVKVITKRNLSISVVGLPKTIDNDINFASPSFGFDTAVETAAMAIKGAHVEATGAPWGMGLVKVMGRDAGYIAAQSALSCQEVNFVLIPESPFDIHGEKGFLAALDKRMKTSGNAVIVVAEGAGQDLLEQAKATDASGNIRLSDIAGLLKREILAHFKEQDIEPTLKYIDPSYIIRSVPANANDRIYCSFLGINAVHAGMSGRTGLVISRWNGRYVHIPMDTVTKGKKRISTNSNYWRAVLESTGQPISMKNK; this is encoded by the coding sequence ATGCGGTCGAATCTGGACGAAAGCAGCATGCCGAGCAATACGGATATTTCAGTGGTCGGCGAAGCCAAAATCAAGAACCCCATCAAATTTGGCCGATTCGTGGAGGAAGACGACGCCGTACTCGTCAACATCTCACGCATGAACGTCGAGAAGAAAGGCAAAAAGGCACCGAAGCATATCTACTTCGAGCCCGCAGGCCCACGCAGCAAGGTGTACTATGACACCAGCAAGACCAAATGCGCGATCGTCACCTGCGGCGGGCTCTGCCCGGGACTCAACGACGTCATCCGTGCGGTGGTCATGACCGCATACCACGAATACAAGGTCCCGTCCGTGCTCGGCATCAAATTCGGATTGGAAGGGTTCATCCCGGAATACGGGCATGACGTCATCGAGCTGACCCCGGAATACGTCAGCCGCATCCACGAATTCGGCGGCACCATACTCGGCAGCTCTCGCGGACCGCAGAAGCCCGAGGACATCGTGGATGCCTTGGAACGCATGAACGTCTCCATCCTGTTCATGATCGGCGGGGACGGCACCATGCGGGCGGCCAGCAAGGTGGTCAAGGTCATCACCAAGCGCAACCTGTCCATATCCGTGGTCGGACTGCCCAAGACCATTGACAACGACATCAACTTCGCATCCCCGTCCTTCGGGTTCGACACGGCAGTCGAAACCGCGGCCATGGCCATCAAGGGCGCGCATGTCGAAGCCACGGGCGCACCGTGGGGCATGGGACTGGTCAAGGTCATGGGGCGTGACGCAGGCTACATCGCAGCCCAGTCCGCCCTGTCGTGCCAGGAAGTCAATTTCGTCCTCATCCCGGAATCGCCCTTTGACATCCACGGCGAAAAAGGATTCCTCGCCGCCCTGGACAAACGCATGAAAACCAGCGGAAACGCCGTCATCGTCGTGGCCGAGGGCGCAGGACAGGACCTTCTGGAACAGGCAAAAGCCACCGATGCCTCAGGCAATATCAGACTCAGCGACATCGCGGGCCTGCTCAAGCGTGAAATCCTCGCCCACTTCAAGGAGCAGGACATTGAACCAACCCTGAAATACATTGATCCGAGCTATATCATCCGCTCGGTTCCGGCCAACGCCAATGACCGGATTTATTGCTCATTTCTCGGAATCAACGCGGTCCATGCCGGGATGAGCGGCCGCACCGGACTGGTCATTTCACGCTGGAACGGCCGGTACGTCCACATCCCCATGGACACCGTCACCAAAGGCAAGAAACGCATCAGCACCAATTCGAACTACTGGCGGGCCGTGCTTGAATCAACCGGACAGCCGATCAGCATGAAAAACAAGTAA
- a CDS encoding class I SAM-dependent methyltransferase, giving the protein MEGQRTYWTEKGKDKTFTTPFDIHLFSRYVPQDARILDFGCGYGRTLAELSDSGYSDLTGIDFSETLVERGLRERPGLNLTAYSGGPLPYEDNSFDAALMLGVLTCIPKTNEQAEALLELQRTLVPGGTLYVIDFLLNRDRRNLDRYKLGQEKYGIYGLFDVSDGGTLRHHDRNHMEALFSGFETLYFEESVYTTMHGHHSQGMCAVLRMP; this is encoded by the coding sequence ATAGAAGGTCAACGAACCTACTGGACGGAGAAAGGCAAGGACAAAACGTTCACCACTCCGTTCGACATCCATCTTTTTTCCCGGTACGTGCCGCAGGATGCCCGGATTCTCGATTTCGGCTGCGGCTATGGCCGGACGCTTGCCGAGCTTTCGGACAGCGGCTACTCGGACCTGACCGGCATAGATTTCTCGGAAACGCTCGTGGAGCGTGGCCTGCGTGAGCGTCCGGGACTCAACCTCACCGCCTATTCCGGCGGGCCGCTTCCCTACGAAGACAACTCCTTTGATGCCGCCCTCATGCTCGGCGTGCTCACATGCATTCCCAAGACCAATGAACAGGCCGAGGCCCTGCTGGAACTCCAGCGCACCCTCGTTCCCGGCGGCACATTGTATGTCATCGATTTCCTGCTCAACCGGGACAGGCGCAACCTCGACCGCTACAAGCTCGGACAGGAAAAATACGGCATCTACGGACTGTTTGACGTCAGCGACGGCGGCACTCTGCGCCATCATGACCGGAACCACATGGAAGCCCTGTTTTCCGGATTCGAGACGCTTTATTTCGAGGAGTCCGTCTACACCACCATGCACGGGCATCATTCACAGGGCATGTGTGCCGTGCTGCGGATGCCGTAG
- a CDS encoding cytochrome ubiquinol oxidase subunit I yields the protein MDVLMLSRLQFAAATMFHFIFVPLTLGLSVLIAFMETRYVQTGDEVYRKMAKFWGKIFLVNFALGVVTGITLEFQFGTNWSRYSAYVGDIFGSLLAIEATAAFFLESTFIGVWHFGWEKLSPKAHAIVAWLVAGASNLSAIWILIANGFMQDPTGYVLRNGRAELTDFVSVITNKWAWLEFFHVIPASLCLAGFFIMGVSAWHLLRKSETGFFQKSFNIGVTVALVFSIVTAVEGHMHGNNMSLKQPAKLAAMESHWETQKNAPIYLLVVPGEDGNLIEALPVPGALSFLAYNDFNAEVKGLNDIPKEDRPPITITFLAFRTMVGLGTLMPALALFGWVMRKRLDSFPLYLKALPYCIPLPYIAIWAGWTLAEVGRQPWIVYGLMRTADAVSPVSTGEVSFSLILMCLLYTLLGAAGIWLMIRLAKKGPEDNTPIQV from the coding sequence ATGGACGTTCTCATGCTTTCACGGCTGCAATTCGCTGCAGCCACCATGTTCCACTTCATTTTCGTTCCACTGACGCTGGGACTCTCCGTTCTCATCGCTTTCATGGAGACGCGGTATGTCCAGACTGGTGACGAGGTGTACCGGAAGATGGCAAAATTCTGGGGAAAAATCTTTCTGGTCAACTTCGCGTTGGGCGTGGTGACCGGCATTACCCTGGAATTCCAGTTCGGAACCAACTGGTCCCGATACTCCGCCTACGTAGGCGATATTTTCGGATCGCTGCTCGCCATCGAGGCAACTGCGGCGTTCTTTCTTGAATCCACATTCATCGGCGTCTGGCACTTCGGTTGGGAGAAACTGTCTCCCAAGGCGCACGCCATCGTGGCATGGCTGGTGGCCGGAGCCTCCAACCTGTCCGCCATCTGGATTCTCATTGCCAACGGCTTCATGCAGGACCCGACAGGGTATGTCCTTCGCAACGGCCGCGCCGAACTGACCGACTTCGTGTCCGTCATCACCAACAAGTGGGCGTGGCTCGAATTCTTCCACGTCATTCCGGCGTCACTCTGCCTCGCAGGTTTCTTCATCATGGGTGTTTCCGCATGGCACCTGCTCAGGAAGAGCGAGACAGGCTTCTTCCAGAAGTCATTCAACATCGGCGTTACCGTGGCTCTGGTATTTTCCATCGTCACCGCCGTCGAAGGCCACATGCACGGCAACAACATGTCCCTGAAGCAGCCCGCCAAGCTGGCTGCCATGGAATCACACTGGGAAACCCAGAAGAACGCGCCCATCTACCTGCTGGTCGTTCCGGGCGAAGACGGCAACCTCATCGAGGCACTGCCCGTTCCCGGTGCCCTCAGCTTCCTTGCCTACAACGACTTCAATGCCGAGGTGAAGGGACTGAACGACATTCCCAAGGAAGACCGTCCGCCCATCACCATCACGTTTCTGGCCTTCAGAACCATGGTCGGCCTCGGGACCCTCATGCCCGCACTGGCCCTGTTCGGATGGGTTATGCGTAAACGGCTCGACAGCTTCCCGCTGTACCTGAAGGCGCTTCCCTACTGCATCCCGCTGCCCTACATCGCAATCTGGGCGGGCTGGACACTGGCAGAAGTCGGACGCCAGCCGTGGATCGTGTACGGACTCATGCGGACGGCAGATGCGGTCTCCCCGGTCTCCACGGGTGAAGTCAGCTTCTCGCTGATCCTGATGTGCCTGCTCTACACGCTGCTCGGCGCAGCCGGTATCTGGCTCATGATCCGCCTTGCCAAGAAAGGCCCCGAAGACAACACCCCCATCCAGGTCTAG